Proteins encoded in a region of the Zea mays cultivar B73 chromosome 4, Zm-B73-REFERENCE-NAM-5.0, whole genome shotgun sequence genome:
- the LOC100193062 gene encoding uncharacterized protein LOC100193062 precursor: MACSTGLCFLASIPPLSASCSSGSSCFLMIKRVSSAPSLSRWTIQYKQLGHTIYRRSHVLAFASADAPQGKRSSGENVVMVDPLEAKRLAAKQMQEIRAKEKLKRRRQAEAINGALAVIGLTAGLLVEAQTGKDILGQLAGYLTAISSLFGQ; encoded by the exons ATGGCGTGCTCCACCGGTCTCTGCTTCTTGGCGTCGATTCCTCCTCTCTCAGCCTCTTGTTCTTCTGGCTCCTCCTGCTTCCTCATGATCAAGCGTGTGTCCTCTGCTCCGTCCTTGTCCAG ATGGACGATCCAATACAAGCAATTGGGACATACAATATATCGGAGAAGCCACGTTCTGGCCTTTGCTAGTGCAGAT GCACCACAAGGCAAAAGAAGCTCAGGTGAGAATGTTGTGATGGTTGATCCACTGGAAGCTAAGCGCCTAGCTGCTAAACAAATGCAAGAAATTAGGGCCAAAGAAAAGCTGAAG AGGCGCCGTCAAGCAGAAGCGATCAACGGGGCATTGGCAGTGATAGGACTCACGGCTGGATTGCTAGTGGAGGCTCAGACAGGAAAGGACATCTTAGGGCAG CTAGCTGGATATCTGACGGCTATTTCTAGTTTATTTGGGCAATAA